Below is a genomic region from Geothermobacter hydrogeniphilus.
TCAATCCGACAGCCTGCCACTGCGGTTGCCGCCAGTCGGCGGGAGCCCTCAGCAGCGACCAGCTATCCGCGGCCCAGCGTTGCGGCAGATCACCGAGGGGAGTCACCTCCGCTCCCGGCCCGGCAACGGCAACCGCCGGCAGCAGCCCCAGCAGGCCGCACAACAAGAAGGCCACAAGACGGCTCACGAGCTGAAAAACCGGCGACAGGCGGTGATGACCCGCTCGATATCAGCGGGCAGGACATCGAGATGGGTGACGAAACGGAGTTGGCCATAGCCACCGACCAGGATGCCCTGCTCCCGGAGGTGTTCCATGAGCGGTTGTTGCCGTTCGGCGGGACAGTCGACGAAGACCATGTTGCTCTGCACCGTCGCCGGATCAACCCGCAGGGCGGCGATCTCCCCCAGCCCCTCGGCCAGGCGGCGGGCATTGACGTGATCCTCGGCCAGGCGCTCGACATGGTGTTCCAGGGCGAACAGACCGGCCGCGGCGAGAATGCCTGCCTGCCGCATGCCACCGCCGCAGACCTTGCGCCAGCGATGGGCTTCGGCGATGAAATCCCGACTGCCGCAGAGCAGGGATCCGACCGGGGCGCCGAGCCCCTTGGAAAGACAGAGCGAAACCGAGTCATACAATTGACCGATCGCGGCCGGCGCATGTCCGCCGGCGACTGCGGCGTTGGCCAGCCGGGCGCCGTCAAGATGCAGCTTCAGACCCCTATCCCGACAGAAATCCGCCGTCCGCCGCTGGTAATCGAGGGACAGAACCTTGCCGTGATGGGTATTTTCGAGACAGAGCAGCCGGGTGCGGGCAAAATGGTGGTCATCCGGCTTGATCATCCGCGCGACCTGCTCCAGGTCGAGGCTGCCGTCGGCACAATGGTCTATCGGCTGCGGCTGGATACTGCCGAAGACCGCCCCGCCGCCCCCTTCGTAACGGTAGCAATGGGCCTGCTGGCCGACGATGTATTCATCGCCACGGCGGCAATGTGAAAGCAGGGCCAGCAAATTGCTCTGGGTGCCGCTGGGAACGAACAGCGCCGCCTGCTGGCCGGTCAGCTCGGCGCCGACCTCCTGCAGTCGGTTGACCGTCGGATCCTCACCGTAAACATCATCGCCGACCTCGGCCGCCGCCATCACCCGGCGCATCGCCTCACTCGGCCGGGTCACCGTATCACTGCGCAGGTCAATGATTCGCATCGCTTTCCTCCATGAGCTGTTTCAATTCAGCCAGGATACTGTCCCCATGCCGCACCGGCAGGGAGAAGTGACCTTCTTCGGCAAAAGGATTCACTTCGGCCCGCGGACAACAGCGGGCCAGGTAATGGCTGTGGCTGATCGGCACCGTCCGGTCGGACAGGCCATGCCAGAAACAAAGCGGACCACCGTCGGAACCAAAGGAAATCTGCCAGCCGCGGGTATAGAGTTGAAGATCATGGACGACACCATCCGGTCCGCCACGAAAGGCCTCGCCGATGGCGGCGGTCAACCGCTCCCGAACCCACCGCTGCCGCAGCACCTGACGATCAGTACGTGGCGCCGCGACAGTGAGCAGACGCAGGGCAAGGCGCGGCCACCGCTGCAGAACGGGAGTGACCAGAAGCCGGAAGAAGGGGG
It encodes:
- the ltaE gene encoding low-specificity L-threonine aldolase, translated to MRIIDLRSDTVTRPSEAMRRVMAAAEVGDDVYGEDPTVNRLQEVGAELTGQQAALFVPSGTQSNLLALLSHCRRGDEYIVGQQAHCYRYEGGGGAVFGSIQPQPIDHCADGSLDLEQVARMIKPDDHHFARTRLLCLENTHHGKVLSLDYQRRTADFCRDRGLKLHLDGARLANAAVAGGHAPAAIGQLYDSVSLCLSKGLGAPVGSLLCGSRDFIAEAHRWRKVCGGGMRQAGILAAAGLFALEHHVERLAEDHVNARRLAEGLGEIAALRVDPATVQSNMVFVDCPAERQQPLMEHLREQGILVGGYGQLRFVTHLDVLPADIERVITACRRFFSS